The following coding sequences lie in one Psychrilyobacter atlanticus DSM 19335 genomic window:
- a CDS encoding SUMF1/EgtB/PvdO family nonheme iron enzyme: MKYIRKIGILLSLLMLFGFSYGQEDFRAKSMKLILNKTTALADGQDEINITYRIEDDNGVPLRNIDKKEISLLIDGVESNVFTLRSNDSKIFEITLIYGDLKAETKVKFIKENKKLRIYLSKTRILADGIDEIIIGTTDDQGNKWNDNVTLYIDGEEIPTNFFKTKKTGEYQVVAKSGKFESEEEKITAYEKINTLNLKADKLNLLSNGVDKLSFTLDGKDQNGITRIIDNFTLVNPQGKNISKNKALTSKNPGTFKVRAVYKGEYSNYITYSSKSPKKFSVVSYYPMEETINLNTEIEVTLNIEPRDYKDSLEVFLDGKPVSGNLTYNKKSKSLTFIPDQPLKLNSKYEVRLKKSITGIDENKLKKDFTFEFETTSRKDIETVKVERGLFILGDETGKLWKFSSPTQEAFIQYDYFIGKTPVTFDIYDQYTRDMRLPLVDDNGWGRKTRPVINVTWNDTIGFLNWLSEKENLSPAYDKDGNLIDSDGNRTRDIKKVTGYRLPTEIEWEFAGKGGVKSKPTLFSGSNDVGAVSWYSDNSMGKTHEVATKMPNELGIYDMSGNIWEWINDNSGVYSGIERINSVGPKSGSLKILRGGSFNSIMSDSQLTFRDELSPNTKDIYYGFRVAKTIKEEK, translated from the coding sequence ATGAAATATATAAGAAAAATCGGGATATTATTATCCTTATTGATGTTGTTTGGTTTTTCATATGGACAGGAAGATTTTAGAGCAAAATCTATGAAACTGATCCTAAATAAAACCACAGCTTTAGCCGATGGGCAGGATGAAATAAATATTACCTATAGGATCGAGGATGATAATGGTGTCCCTCTTAGAAATATTGACAAAAAAGAAATAAGTCTTCTGATTGATGGAGTTGAAAGCAATGTATTCACCCTGAGATCCAATGATAGTAAGATTTTTGAAATAACTTTGATTTACGGAGATCTCAAAGCTGAGACCAAGGTGAAATTTATAAAAGAAAATAAAAAATTAAGAATATACCTGTCTAAAACAAGGATTTTAGCCGATGGGATCGATGAAATAATTATAGGAACCACAGATGATCAGGGAAATAAATGGAATGATAATGTAACTCTATATATAGACGGGGAGGAAATTCCTACTAATTTTTTTAAGACAAAAAAAACAGGAGAATATCAAGTCGTTGCCAAATCCGGGAAATTCGAGAGTGAAGAAGAAAAAATAACTGCATATGAAAAAATTAATACTTTAAATTTAAAGGCAGACAAACTTAATCTTCTTTCTAATGGAGTAGATAAACTAAGTTTTACCTTAGATGGCAAGGACCAAAATGGAATCACCCGAATCATAGATAATTTTACTCTAGTAAATCCTCAAGGGAAAAATATATCTAAAAACAAAGCATTAACTAGTAAAAACCCAGGGACTTTCAAGGTTAGAGCAGTCTATAAGGGAGAGTACTCCAACTATATTACTTATAGTTCTAAATCGCCTAAAAAGTTTAGTGTAGTTTCATACTACCCGATGGAGGAAACCATTAATTTAAACACCGAGATAGAAGTTACCCTAAATATAGAACCTAGGGATTATAAAGATAGTTTAGAAGTTTTCTTGGATGGAAAACCTGTTTCAGGCAACCTTACCTACAATAAAAAATCTAAATCACTTACATTCATTCCGGACCAGCCGTTAAAATTAAATTCAAAATATGAGGTAAGACTAAAAAAATCCATCACAGGAATAGATGAAAATAAATTAAAAAAAGATTTTACCTTTGAATTTGAAACTACTTCTAGAAAAGACATAGAAACGGTCAAAGTAGAGAGGGGATTATTTATACTAGGAGACGAAACCGGTAAACTGTGGAAGTTTTCATCTCCTACACAGGAAGCCTTTATCCAATACGACTACTTTATTGGAAAAACACCAGTAACATTCGATATTTACGATCAATATACTAGAGATATGAGACTTCCTCTTGTAGATGATAATGGATGGGGACGTAAGACTAGACCAGTTATTAATGTAACTTGGAACGATACCATAGGATTTTTAAATTGGTTATCTGAAAAAGAAAACCTGTCACCGGCCTATGATAAAGACGGAAATCTTATAGATTCAGATGGAAACAGAACCAGAGATATAAAAAAGGTTACAGGATATAGACTCCCAACCGAGATTGAATGGGAATTTGCTGGAAAGGGAGGAGTAAAATCTAAGCCTACCCTATTTAGCGGATCAAACGATGTAGGAGCTGTAAGTTGGTATTCTGACAATTCAATGGGTAAAACTCATGAAGTAGCTACAAAAATGCCAAATGAATTGGGAATCTACGATATGAGTGGAAATATCTGGGAGTGGATAAACGATAATAGTGGCGTTTATTCGGGAATAGAGAGAATAAACAGTGTAGGTCCTAAAAGTGGTTCGTTAAAAATATTAAGAGGTGGTTCTTTTAACAGTATAATGAGTGACTCTCAACTGACTTTTAGAGATGAACTTTCTCCTAACACCAAAGATATATATTATGGATTTAGAGTAGCAAAAACAATTAAGGAGGAAAAATAA
- a CDS encoding mechanosensitive ion channel family protein: MVEKTPFLVKIYELLTDTDRFAGLIEQIILFSIRAIIAVLVFLAFRKIIDILMKKYEQLDKKDSNKSLHTFSRSILRLTLNFVAIMIALLIIGVKQTAFVGLLGGAGLGIGLALKDTLANFAGGVILIIFKAYEIGDFIEIDGQSGSVHEINVFATTLNTIDNKRILVPNGLATSHQIINYTKNKMRRVDLLFGISYNDDFKKAIKILTEIAESHPQISQKIDKTIRLRELADSSVNITFRVWCKSEDYWGVYYDIMESAKLRFDEDGISIPFPQMDVHMHNPEEEIVPNN; encoded by the coding sequence ATGGTAGAAAAAACTCCATTTTTAGTAAAAATATACGAATTACTTACCGATACCGACAGATTTGCAGGACTTATTGAGCAAATCATTTTATTTTCTATACGTGCAATTATTGCAGTTTTAGTATTTCTAGCCTTTAGAAAAATTATAGATATTCTCATGAAAAAATATGAACAATTGGATAAAAAGGATTCTAATAAATCCCTCCATACTTTTTCCAGGTCAATACTGAGATTGACTTTAAATTTTGTAGCAATCATGATTGCTCTTCTAATAATAGGTGTAAAACAGACTGCTTTTGTAGGACTTCTAGGAGGAGCAGGTTTAGGAATTGGTTTAGCACTAAAAGATACACTGGCAAATTTTGCTGGTGGAGTCATATTAATAATATTTAAAGCTTATGAGATAGGGGATTTTATAGAGATTGACGGTCAAAGTGGGAGTGTCCACGAAATAAATGTTTTTGCTACAACACTGAATACCATCGATAATAAGAGGATTCTCGTTCCAAATGGTCTGGCAACCTCACATCAAATTATAAACTATACAAAGAATAAAATGAGAAGAGTAGACCTTTTATTTGGAATTTCTTATAACGATGATTTCAAAAAAGCTATAAAAATATTGACAGAGATAGCAGAATCTCATCCTCAAATTTCACAGAAGATAGATAAGACCATTAGATTAAGGGAATTAGCTGACAGCTCTGTAAATATTACATTTAGAGTTTGGTGTAAATCTGAAGATTATTGGGGAGTCTACTACGATATCATGGAATCAGCAAAGCTTAGATTTGATGAAGATGGTATAAGTATTCCATTCCCACAAATGGATGTCCACATGCATAACCCAGAGGAAGAAATTGTACCTAATAACTAA
- the recQ gene encoding DNA helicase RecQ, producing the protein MLKKAEKVLFQYFGYKKFRTNQEEIISSILDGRNLLGIIPTGSGKSICYQIPALLSPKLTIVISPLISLMKDQVDALKISNIPSAFINSSLTKEEYVDIIRQLRQNKLKLLYIAPERLLNAKFINLLTSLQIGMVAIDEAHCISQWGHDFRKSYLEIPKFIEKLNQNIQITAFTATATPKVKQDIINLLEMRNPKTFVGGFDRKNLFFKVVKNEDAESFLVDYLDTHRKAPGIIYASTRKEVDNLYAYLRLKHFSVGKYHAGLTDEDRKKFQDKFITGDIRVMIATNAFGMGIDKSNVRFVIHRNIPKDIESYYQEAGRGGRDGGQAECILMFYPEDIGTQEFFIDMNRELSPELKRDKLKKLDKMVAYTEIKSCLREYSLKYFSDRRIKNYCGNCSNCTGAKDVENNTVDTQKVLSCIGRSKENIGIRMVIRLLLGEISDKITRKGLDKISTFGIFKDYNKNLLEEFINYLISEGYIDQTAGSYPVLKLNEKSFDVLNGNIQVLRKKNEVVSFDYYENPIFERLNEVRREIANKEGIAPYVLLSDVTLMELADKKPINRWEMLKIKGIGNQKFENYGQQFLDVLITEVEIENLKNDDSQDIKKNSKKYLVEIEKVKHLKESLNLDVDVEELAQAISEIFF; encoded by the coding sequence ATGTTAAAGAAAGCTGAAAAAGTATTGTTCCAATATTTTGGATATAAAAAATTTAGAACCAATCAAGAGGAGATCATCTCCTCTATTTTGGATGGAAGAAATCTTTTGGGTATAATTCCAACCGGCAGTGGGAAATCAATCTGTTATCAGATTCCGGCATTACTTTCACCTAAACTTACTATAGTTATCTCTCCCTTGATCTCCCTTATGAAAGATCAGGTAGATGCTCTTAAGATATCTAATATCCCCTCAGCATTTATAAATAGTTCCCTCACAAAGGAGGAGTATGTAGATATCATCCGACAGTTACGACAAAACAAACTGAAACTTCTTTATATAGCTCCTGAAAGACTCCTCAATGCTAAGTTTATAAACCTGCTGACCAGCCTTCAGATAGGTATGGTTGCTATAGATGAGGCTCACTGTATATCCCAATGGGGTCATGATTTTAGGAAATCTTATCTAGAGATCCCTAAATTCATTGAAAAATTAAACCAAAATATACAGATAACAGCATTTACAGCTACAGCCACCCCAAAGGTAAAACAAGATATTATAAATCTGCTGGAGATGAGGAACCCCAAAACATTTGTAGGAGGCTTTGACAGAAAGAACCTATTCTTTAAAGTAGTAAAAAATGAAGATGCAGAATCATTTTTAGTAGATTATTTAGATACCCATAGAAAAGCTCCTGGTATCATCTATGCTTCTACACGAAAAGAAGTGGATAACCTATATGCGTATTTGAGATTAAAGCATTTCAGTGTTGGAAAATATCATGCAGGACTCACCGATGAGGATCGTAAAAAATTTCAAGATAAATTCATAACCGGAGATATCAGAGTTATGATTGCAACCAATGCCTTTGGTATGGGGATTGATAAATCTAACGTAAGGTTTGTTATCCACCGAAATATACCCAAGGATATAGAAAGTTACTACCAGGAAGCCGGCCGTGGAGGTCGTGATGGGGGACAAGCAGAGTGTATCTTGATGTTCTACCCTGAAGATATTGGCACACAAGAATTCTTTATAGATATGAATAGGGAACTCTCTCCGGAATTAAAAAGAGATAAATTAAAAAAACTAGATAAGATGGTAGCCTATACTGAGATAAAATCCTGTCTTCGGGAGTATTCATTGAAATATTTTAGTGACAGAAGGATAAAAAATTATTGCGGTAATTGCAGTAATTGTACTGGTGCAAAGGATGTTGAAAATAATACTGTAGATACACAAAAAGTTCTCTCATGTATTGGAAGATCCAAGGAGAACATTGGTATTAGGATGGTTATCCGCCTCCTATTAGGTGAGATAAGTGATAAAATTACAAGAAAGGGTCTGGATAAGATCTCAACCTTTGGAATTTTTAAAGACTACAATAAAAACCTCTTGGAGGAGTTTATTAACTACCTTATCTCTGAGGGGTATATAGATCAAACCGCAGGGTCCTATCCAGTTCTTAAGTTAAATGAAAAATCTTTTGATGTTCTAAACGGGAATATTCAAGTACTTCGAAAGAAAAATGAAGTTGTCTCCTTTGATTATTATGAAAACCCTATCTTTGAAAGATTAAATGAAGTACGGCGTGAGATCGCAAACAAAGAGGGGATCGCTCCATATGTGCTCCTATCCGATGTTACCCTCATGGAACTGGCAGACAAAAAACCTATCAACAGGTGGGAGATGCTGAAAATTAAGGGGATAGGTAACCAAAAATTTGAAAACTACGGGCAACAATTTTTAGATGTCCTCATCACAGAGGTGGAGATTGAAAATTTAAAAAATGACGATTCTCAAGATATCAAAAAAAACAGTAAAAAATACCTGGTTGAAATAGAAAAGGTAAAACACCTTAAGGAAAGTTTAAACTTAGATGTAGATGTGGAGGAATTAGCCCAGGCTATAAGTGAGATATTCTTCTAA
- the abc-f gene encoding ribosomal protection-like ABC-F family protein, with product MNKINITNLSFSYENPYKEIFNSLNIEIDTSWKTIIYGKNGRGKSTLLRLIDGELIKDGGEIKCSKTFFNFSFQQKADENTRVLEFIKDNLGPYKFYEDEMEGLLLDPTQDNLIKYGEIEEKYRELDGYQIENLIERELLKIQLDLGILNRFYNSLSGGEKTKIQLISLFLKKNSFPLIDEPTNHLDIESRKLIGKYLKDQKRGFICISHDRNFLNTVGDHILHLHSKREAKIYNTTFFKFEENYLQLLKSEKKQNENLKSNIKKKEDSFKQKSEWAEKAQRKMAKIPASGSKGGLELLGVRAKALMKSAKGYEKKAREHIEAKKKLVKNFEKEYEIKFKDIKLLPQKVLRVDNLNISYGDKKVISNLSFSIDRGERVAIAGPNGSGKTSIIKAVLNQIKFTGNIFIDSRINIGYLPQELLPKNMKLEEFLIDLNIDIKLFTPFLAAFDIRGNLLSKDTSLLSQGETRKLYMALNIYLEKDFFIWDEPLNFLDLHTRTRIEKAILKYNPTILFIEHDYLFVERIANKVIILK from the coding sequence TTGAATAAAATAAATATAACAAATTTAAGTTTTTCCTATGAGAACCCCTATAAGGAAATATTCAATAGTTTAAATATTGAGATTGATACATCGTGGAAAACTATAATCTATGGGAAAAACGGCAGGGGAAAGAGTACACTGTTAAGATTAATAGATGGTGAATTGATTAAAGACGGCGGAGAAATAAAGTGTAGTAAAACTTTTTTTAACTTCTCTTTCCAGCAGAAAGCAGATGAGAATACCAGAGTATTGGAGTTTATTAAGGACAATTTAGGACCTTATAAATTCTATGAAGATGAGATGGAAGGGTTGTTGTTAGATCCTACCCAGGATAACTTGATTAAATATGGGGAAATCGAGGAAAAATACCGGGAATTGGATGGATATCAAATTGAAAATTTAATAGAGAGAGAGTTGCTAAAGATACAATTAGATCTAGGTATCTTAAATAGGTTTTACAATTCTTTGAGCGGCGGAGAAAAGACAAAGATACAATTAATTTCATTATTTTTAAAGAAAAATAGTTTTCCCCTTATAGATGAACCGACAAATCATTTAGATATTGAATCCAGGAAATTAATAGGAAAGTATCTAAAAGATCAGAAGAGAGGTTTCATCTGTATATCCCATGATAGGAATTTTTTGAATACAGTAGGAGACCACATCCTTCATTTGCATAGTAAAAGAGAGGCTAAGATCTATAATACAACATTTTTTAAGTTTGAAGAAAATTATCTACAGTTATTAAAATCAGAAAAGAAACAAAATGAAAATCTAAAATCTAATATAAAGAAAAAAGAAGATAGCTTTAAACAAAAATCTGAATGGGCTGAAAAAGCTCAGAGGAAGATGGCAAAAATTCCTGCTAGTGGAAGTAAAGGTGGGTTAGAGCTTTTAGGAGTAAGGGCTAAGGCACTTATGAAAAGCGCCAAAGGTTATGAAAAAAAAGCTCGAGAACACATTGAAGCTAAGAAAAAACTAGTTAAAAATTTTGAAAAAGAATATGAAATAAAGTTTAAGGATATTAAGCTGCTGCCTCAAAAAGTTTTAAGGGTGGATAATCTGAATATTAGCTACGGGGATAAGAAAGTCATATCAAATTTATCCTTTAGTATAGACCGGGGTGAAAGGGTAGCAATTGCAGGTCCCAATGGAAGTGGGAAAACCAGTATTATTAAAGCTGTCTTAAACCAGATAAAATTTACAGGGAACATATTTATTGATTCCAGAATAAATATAGGTTATCTACCCCAGGAACTTCTACCGAAAAATATGAAATTGGAAGAGTTCCTGATCGATTTAAATATTGATATCAAATTATTTACACCTTTTTTGGCCGCTTTTGATATCCGGGGTAACTTACTCAGTAAAGATACATCACTCCTCAGTCAGGGAGAAACTAGAAAGCTGTATATGGCACTGAATATCTATTTAGAAAAAGATTTTTTCATATGGGATGAGCCATTAAATTTTTTAGATCTACATACCCGAACAAGGATTGAGAAAGCTATATTAAAATATAATCCAACTATTCTATTTATAGAGCACGATTATCTATTTGTAGAAAGGATAGCGAATAAGGTTATTATTTTAAAATAA
- a CDS encoding urocanate hydratase, with the protein MFTNNDIKDAMTIKLTDIPKETPKFDSKYRRAPKRSLTLSQDEVELAIKNALRYIPEEFHAELAPEFLEELYETGRIYGYRFRPEGRLSGKSIDEYKGKCMEGKAFQVMMDNNLDFDICLYPYELVTYGETGQVCQNWMQYQLIKRYLEELTQDQTLVIQSGHPMGLFRSHPSAPRTIITNALMVGMFDDDENYIRAAALGVANYGQMTAGGWMYIGPQGIVHGTYSTILNAGRLFLGVPQDGDLKGKLFVTSGLGGMSGAQGKAVEIANGVGIIAEVDYSRIETRHSQGWVSSIARSPKEAFDQVEAYFKAEKPAAIAFHGNIVDLLEYAAENKIKIDLLSDQTSCHAVYDGGYCPQGISFEERTRLLAEDKDKFIELVNTTLVSHYNVIKKLTEQGTYFFDYGNAFLKSVYDAGVKEISKNGRDDKGGFIYPSYVEDVLGPELFDYGYGPFRWVCLSGKKEDLLKTDAAAMSCIDPNRRYQDRDNYIWVRDADKNGLVVGTQARILYQDAMGRTNIALKFNEMVRNGEVGPIMLGRDHHDVSGTDSPFRETSNIKDGSNIMADMATHCFAGNAARGMSLIALHNGGGVGIGKSINGGFGMVLDGSKRVDNILYQAMPWDVMGGVARRAWARNKNSITTSMEYNKNNAGTDHITLPYIPNEELIKDLVAKKFN; encoded by the coding sequence GAAACTCCTAAATTTGATTCTAAATATAGAAGAGCTCCTAAAAGAAGTCTTACACTATCTCAAGATGAAGTGGAATTAGCTATAAAAAATGCATTGAGATATATCCCGGAAGAATTTCATGCTGAGCTAGCTCCTGAATTTTTAGAAGAGCTATATGAAACTGGAAGAATTTATGGATATAGATTTAGACCAGAAGGAAGATTATCTGGAAAATCTATAGATGAATATAAAGGTAAATGTATGGAAGGGAAAGCATTTCAAGTAATGATGGATAACAATTTAGACTTTGATATCTGTTTATATCCATATGAATTGGTAACTTATGGAGAAACTGGACAAGTCTGCCAAAACTGGATGCAGTATCAATTGATCAAAAGATATTTAGAGGAATTAACTCAAGATCAGACTTTAGTAATTCAATCTGGGCATCCAATGGGGTTATTTAGATCACACCCTTCTGCACCTAGAACTATTATTACAAATGCCCTTATGGTAGGGATGTTTGACGACGATGAAAACTATATCAGAGCAGCTGCATTAGGTGTAGCAAACTATGGTCAAATGACTGCCGGTGGATGGATGTATATCGGGCCGCAAGGGATAGTTCATGGAACTTATTCCACTATCTTAAATGCAGGTAGATTATTTTTAGGAGTACCACAAGATGGAGACTTAAAAGGTAAGCTATTTGTAACTTCTGGGTTAGGAGGAATGTCTGGAGCTCAGGGTAAAGCTGTTGAGATTGCAAATGGTGTGGGAATAATTGCAGAGGTGGATTATTCAAGGATAGAAACAAGACACTCTCAAGGGTGGGTATCTAGTATAGCTCGTTCTCCTAAGGAAGCCTTTGACCAGGTAGAAGCTTATTTTAAAGCAGAAAAACCTGCTGCAATAGCATTCCATGGAAATATCGTGGATTTATTGGAATATGCAGCTGAGAATAAAATAAAGATCGATCTATTATCTGATCAGACTTCTTGTCATGCAGTTTATGACGGTGGATACTGCCCTCAAGGGATCTCTTTTGAGGAGAGAACTAGATTGTTAGCAGAGGATAAAGATAAATTTATAGAGCTAGTAAATACAACACTGGTAAGTCACTACAATGTGATAAAAAAATTAACAGAACAAGGAACATATTTCTTTGACTATGGAAATGCATTCTTAAAATCTGTATATGATGCAGGAGTAAAGGAGATATCTAAAAATGGTAGAGATGATAAAGGTGGATTTATCTATCCTTCTTATGTAGAAGATGTATTGGGACCTGAACTATTTGATTATGGATATGGACCATTTAGATGGGTTTGTTTGAGTGGAAAGAAAGAGGACCTTTTAAAAACAGATGCAGCAGCTATGAGTTGTATCGATCCTAACAGAAGATACCAAGACAGAGATAACTATATCTGGGTGAGAGACGCTGACAAGAATGGATTAGTAGTAGGAACTCAAGCTAGAATCTTATACCAGGATGCCATGGGAAGAACCAATATTGCATTGAAATTCAATGAGATGGTAAGAAATGGAGAGGTTGGGCCTATCATGCTTGGACGTGATCATCATGATGTTTCAGGAACAGATTCACCATTTAGAGAAACTTCTAATATCAAAGATGGATCAAATATAATGGCAGATATGGCTACCCATTGTTTTGCAGGTAATGCAGCTCGTGGAATGAGTCTTATCGCTCTTCACAATGGTGGAGGAGTAGGAATAGGAAAATCTATCAACGGTGGATTTGGAATGGTATTAGACGGCTCTAAGAGAGTCGACAACATCTTGTATCAGGCTATGCCATGGGATGTAATGGGAGGAGTTGCTAGACGTGCTTGGGCTAGAAATAAGAACTCCATCACTACATCTATGGAATACAATAAAAATAATGCAGGAACTGATCATATTACCCTGCCTTATATTCCAAATGAAGAATTGATTAAAGATTTAGTGGCTAAGAAATTTAACTAG